From the Esox lucius isolate fEsoLuc1 chromosome 21, fEsoLuc1.pri, whole genome shotgun sequence genome, one window contains:
- the LOC105022587 gene encoding cytochrome c-type heme lyase: MGATMSSPAPPTVQAQAIVATPPPAFGVGVAPPEGCPMHQAQEPVKVAPPSGCPMHQAGAPTADKPTTVGAVPQGGAPTGVTPPAVGPVHQDRAYEFVGCPMKAAAAGQGQSDIDPANMMPPPNQLPSPEQPFPLPVNREESTIPRSGTDKNWVYPSEQMFWNAMLRKGWRWKEDDLGQQDMSNIIKIHNTNNEQAWQEILKWEALRARECPCGPSLKRFGGKAKEFSPRARMRHWMGYELPFDRHDWIVDRCGKEVRYVIDYYDGEINKDTYQFSILDVRPAFDSIDAVWDRMKVAWWRWTS; the protein is encoded by the exons ATGGGTGCCACAATGTCCAGTCCTGCCCCACCCACAGTCCAGGCTCAAGCTATAGTGGCCACACCCCCTCCAGCATTTGGTGTTGGTGTGGCGCCACCCGAGGGTTGTCCGATGCACCAGGCACAGGAACCAGTCAAAG TTGCCCCTCCATCTGGGTGCCCCATGCACCAAGCCGGTGCCCCTACGGCAGACAAACCAACCACGGTCGGAGCAGTACCCCAGGGTGGTGCTCCTACAGGAGTCACTCCTCCTGCTGTTGGGCCAGTGCACCAGGACCGGGCCTATGAGTTTGTGGGATGTCCCATGAAGGCTGCGGCTGCTGGACAGGGCCAGTCTGACATCGACCCCGCTAACATG ATGCCTCCCCCCAACCAGCTTCCTTCTCCAGAGCAACCATTCCCTCTGCCAGTCAACAGAGAGGAGTCCACCATTCCCCGGTCTGGGACCGATAAGAATTGGGTCTACCCCTCTGAACAGATGTTCTGGAATGCTATGCTCAGGAAGGG GTGGCGATGGAAGGAAGATGATCTAGGCCAGCAGGATATGTCCAACATCATCAAGATCCACAACACCAACAATGAACAGGCTTGGCAGGAGATACTGAAGTGGGAGGCCCTTCGTGCTAG ggaGTGTCCATGCGGTCCTTCCCTGAAACGGTTTGGAGGGAAAGCAAAGGAGTTCTCCCCTAGGGCTCGAATGCGTCATTGGATGGG GTATGAATTGCCGTTTGACCGCCATGACTGGATTGTCGACCGTTGTGGGAAGGAAGTCCGCTACGTAATTGATTATTATGATGGAGAGATTAACAAGGACACCTATCAGTTCTCCATTCTGGATGTCCGCCCAGCTTTTGACTCTATTGATGCAGTATGGGATAGAATGAAAGTGGCCTGGTGGCGCTGGACCTCATAA